The DNA sequence CAAACTATTGGCAAAACCCCTAAAAAGTTGGGATAGAATTACTCCAGAATTCCCTCTTGCTCCCATTAGAGAGCCATTGCTAGCTGCTACTGCAACTTCTCCTACAGTAGGAGCGTCTAGACTTGATATCTGCTTTACTGCAGATTTCATGGTTAAGGACATATTTGTCCCCGTATCTCCATCAGGTACAGGAAATACATTTAGTGCATTTACCTCTTCCTTTTTACTTTCCAATAATCTAGCGCCTCCTACAAATGCCTTTTTTAGCATTAGACCGTCCATGATTTCGTTTTTCAATGGTTGTACCTCCTAACTACTTTTCAACTCTAATTCCTTGTACATATACATTTACCTGTTTAACTTTCATCCCTGTTAAGTTTTCTAAATTAAATTTTACTTTTTCAATAATATTTTCTGCTACTACTGATATTCTCATTCCATATTGTAATATAACATGTAAATCTATTGTTATTTCATCGTTTTCAATGTATATTTTTACCCCTTTAGAAAGATTTTCTCTTTTTAATAGCTCAAAAAAACCATCTTTTGCTTTTTTACTAGCCATACCTACTATTCCATAGCTTTCCATAGCTGAAAGCCCTGCTATAGTAGCTATTACGTTATCATCTATGTCGATATAACCATAATCATTTTTAGCTCTAGCTGGCACAAAATCGCCTCCTTAAAGATAATTCAATATAATATATGAGTATATTTTACCTTATTATACTGAATTGTTCAACTCATTACTATTAAGATTTTAATTTGTCAATAATTATAGTTGCCTTTTTATCTAATATTATGTTAGAATATAATATGTTCTAATAAAATAAGAAAACGAATTAGATGATTGCACTTTTTTAGAGGAGGTGTTTTTATGGCAAGAAAATGTGAAGTATGTGGAAAGGGTAAAATATTTGGAAATAAAGTGACTTTTTCAAATAAAAAGAGTAGAAGAGATTGGTCACCAAATATCAGAAGAGTAAGGGCAGTGGTTGATGGAACTGTTAAAAGAATAAATGTTTGTACTAGATGCTTAAGGTCTGGTTATGTGGAAAGGGCGTTATAAAATATAGGGCTTCCAGTTTAATAGTAGCGGAAGCCTTATTTTACTTTAATTATTAAAATCCCAATAACTATAAGAATCAACCCAATAATCAATATTAGTATTTCTATGGGAATAAAGTTGATTACTATTAAAAAACCAATTACGGATATTAAAATTCCAATTAATCTTTTCCATTTATACCTATATCTATAGTAAAAGCTTTTCATATTCTCACCTCAAAGATCCTTTACTCTATTTTATTGCATTTTTTCAAAATTAGTTACAAAAAAGCAAACCTTTTTCAGGTTTGCTCTATAGATCAATCTCTTGATATGATTACTAAACTTTGTCCCTCATAAATTCTTATAAATCCCTTATCTTTAACAATCCTATTGCTTATGCCTAGAGTGGAGCCAAATTGAACTCTGGTATTCTCCAGCTCATATTCGAATCCCTTTAATGTAACTACAATTCCAGTGTTGGTGATAGGAATAACAGATACATAATAGCCGGGTATGTTTTTTAAAATCAGCTCATCTTCAACTAAATATATAACATTATCATCATCTATTATTCGTCCATTTATTCCTCTTTCCTTCAGCTTTTTGAGCAGCAATATATTAGCTAAAGTATGATCCAGCCTATTTCCAGTAGCTCCTACTATAGTTATATCCTTAAATCCCTTATCTATTATATAGTCTATGGAAATTTCTGAATCCGTTTTATCTTTTTTTACAGGAAACTTTTCCACTGGTATTTTATTCTCTTCAATCTGTTGAATAACTTCCTCTGAAATGGAATCTAAATCTCCTACAACCAAATCAGGTTTTAAAGATGCTTTAAAGCAGTGATTAGTTCCACCATCAGCAGAAAGTACAAAATCAACCTCTTTCTTTAACTCCCTTAACCTGTTAATATCAATTATTTTACCACTTAAAATGACTAACGCTTTCATTTAATCATTCCATTCTATTTTTCTATTTTGCTAATAGGCTTCCAAATTAACGATAAAATAATGATAGATACTATAAATTCTGGTACTAAATAGCTGGATTGATATACTAAAGAGTATATCCAAGGATTTTGAGTTCCTGCATATTCAGCAAAGAATATAACCCCAGCTAATAGATGACATAAAAATCTACCGCCTATGGCGAAAAATATAGATAGAATGATTTTGACATATTTGTCGTTACTAAAATCTTTAATGGAATTAGAGAAAATTCCAGCTAATCCTAAAAAACCAAAGGCAATAGGATATTCTAATATTGCTTGTATAGGGGTAAAAACCCAACCTCCTAATATGAGTTTTAATACTCCAAAGGTGGCTCCAGCAATAATCCCAGGTTTAAGTCCCCATCTCATAGAAAACAAAAGGATTGGAATCATACTACCTGCAGTTACAGAACCTCCTTGAGGTGCTTGGTAAATTTTAATTCTACTCAACAAAACAGCTAATGCTATCATAATCCCAGCTTCCACTAACATCTTTGTGCTCCACTTCTTCATATTCAGCCCTCCTTAAATATTAAACCCATTACCAGAATTAGGTAATGGGCTAACATGCAAACGAACTCACTTCCCTACGCTAGCATTACCTAGTTCAGGTTAAGGGTCGGGATCGAATCCCCTCTCAGCCAATTTGGCTCCCCTAGTGATGAAGGTATTATTTAGTTCAATTACATTATACCATACTACATATATAATTCAATTATAAGCTCTTAAACATTTTAGTTCTCTCTATCACATCTTTACTTCTAAAAATATCAGAACCAACTACTATGATATCAAGGCCATAATTGATTATCTCTTTTGCATTATCTAACTTAATTCCTCCATCAGCTTCAAGTAAAATATTAAGGTTCTTTTCATCTATAATTCTCCTCATCTTTTTAATCTTTTTTTCCATAGAACCTATAAACTCTTGTCCACCAAAGCCAGGATTTACTGTCATAATCAAAATTAAATCAACATAATCTAATACATACTCTATACTTTCTAAGGGTGTAGACGGATTCAAAGCTACCCCTGCTTTTATACCATAGGATTTTATTACATCTATGGTTCTATGTAAATGCAGGGTAGATTCCACGTGGACTGTAAGCATATCAGCACCAGCTTCTACAAAATCCTCTATATACCTTTCAGGTTTGTCAATCATAAGATGAACATCAAAAGGAATTTGGGTAATATTGCGTAAATGTTTAATTACTGGCGGTCCAAAGGTTATGTTGGGAACAAATATGCCATCCATCACATCTAAATGGATATAATCTGCTCCTCCTTTTTCAAGTTTAAGTATCTCCTCTTTTAAATTGCCTAAATCTGCTGACAAAATGGATGGTGAAAGTTTTATCATTTTAATACCTCCTATTTGCTTTTATCTCTTCAAGAAACATTAGATAGTTCTCATATCTTTCCCGACTAATATTCCCCTTTTCCACCTGTTTTTTCACTTCACAACCAGGTTCCTTAAAGTGAATACAGTTGATAAATTTACATTTGCCATTGAACTCATCTATTTCCTTAAAGTACTTGCTCAACTCTTCTTCCCTCTCAATAAAATCCAAGCTTAAGGAACTAAAACCTGGAGTGTCAAGTACGAAGGAATTGCCATCTAAATCTATTAATTCTACATGTCGGGTGGTATGCCTTCCTCTGGTAGTTTTTTTACTTACATCTCCAGTTTTTAGCTCCAATCCTGGTTTTATTCTATTTAGTAGTGAGGATTTCCCAACCCCTGAAGGCCCTGCAAAAACTGTAACTTGGTTCTTTAATAAATCTATTAAATCTACAATACCTTCTCCAGTTTTGCAACTAGTTTTAATAATTGGATACCCGGTTTCTCTATAGGCTTTTTCTATTAAATTCCGTTCATCCTCCTGAACCAAATCAATTTTATTTATACATATTCCAATATTTAATCTTTGATGTTCCGCTAAAACTATTAATCTGTCTAATAACCATAAGTTTATATCCGGTTTTTTTATGCTCATAATAATAATAGCTTGAGTTACATTAGATACGGGAGGCCTTATCAACTGAGATTTCCTTTCCATAATCTCTTCAATATAGCCGCTACCATCTTCCTCGTTTATTCGGATTTTTACTCTATCTCCTATTAAGGGTATTATATTGTCTTCTCTGAAAAGCCCCCTAGCCTTGCATTCATAAACTTTGTCTTGAGTTTTAACATAATAAAACCCACCAATGCCTTTTATTATTATGCCTTCTATCATAAAAACCTCCTAATTGTGTGGATGAACTATTTCGTCAATATAAATGCCATCATAATAGATTTCAAATACAGCATCTACTTTCCCTTCCAATGGTATTTCGATAGAACTTCCATCGACTTTATGAATTTTATTATAAACATCTTTTCTATTTCCATCCTGAACCCTTACAATTTTAATTTCTACTTCATCATCTTCCACACTAGGTGTTAATGTCATTACAAAAGGAATCTCTTTATCCTTCTCTTCAGGTTCAGGTTCCTCTCCTCGAGCTGATGGACCTGAACTAACATATAAGGTTATGGCTGTATTTGTCTCTATTTCATTGCCAGGTTCAATACTTTGCCAAAATACAATGCCCTCTTCATATTCATTATTAGGCTCTCTAACAATCTGATCTAATGCTAATCCATATGCTATCAAGGCATTTTTAGCTTCGTTTTCACTTTGACCTACAAGCTTTGGCATTACTACAATCTTTTTTTCCGGACCTTGGCTAACAATTAAATTAATTTTAGTCCCCTCTTCAACTTCAGTATATGGGGCTGGATCTTGATTTATAATTATATTTTCAGCTACATTATCACTATACTCATACTCTACTAGCCCTTCTGATAAACTAGAATCTTTAAGTATGCTATCAATCTCGTTAATATTCCTATTAATTAGGTTTGGAACTTTAACTAGGTTTCTTCCCTTACTAATAGCAACTTTTATTGTATACCCTTCTTTAACCTTTGTGCCTGCCTCTGTCATTTGATTAACTACTTCATCCTTATTGAACTCACTGCTATAAACTTCGTTTGCCACTTCAACATTTAATCCAAGCTTTTCTGCTTCCTCTTTGGCTCTATCTATGTGTAATCCAACTAAATCAGGTACTACAACTTCCTTAGTAATGAAGTAGTCCTTAAGCTTATAAAAACCTAAGGCCATTGAACTAACTACTACAAAGGCCAATAGTATAGCAAAGAAAACAACTTTTAAACTACCATCGCTGTTCTTTTTCTTTTTAGATTTTTTCATTTCCTTACCTTCCTTATCCTCCACAACTGGTATTATTTGAGTAGGTGCTTCAATAAAATTAGTATCTTCCATTGGCAATTTGCCACCAGACAATTTGGTCTTCTTTAGGTCAGATAATAAATCACTTACAGTAGCATACCTATCACTTTGGCTCTTCTTTACACAATGCATAATTATATTCTCCAATCCAAGTGGAATTGAATTATCTATTTCTCTAGGTGGGATGATCTCTTCCTGAATATGCTTTAAAGCTACTGTAATAGGACTATCTCCTTCAAAAGGAACTCTTCCAGTGATCATCTCATACATGACTATGCCTAAGGAGTATATATCAGATTTCTCATCAGTATAACCTCCTCTGGCCTGTTCTGGTGAAAAATAATGGACAGAACCTATTACATTGGATGTGTTGGTTACCGTTGAAGCACTAGCTGCTCTTGCTATTCCAAAGTCAGTTACCTTCACTCTGCCATCTTCAGTTACCATTATATTATGCGGCTTAATGTCTCTATGGACTATATGATTTTCGTGAGCATGTTCTAAGGCTTCTGCTATTTGAATTGAATAATCTATAGTTTCATCTACAGTAAACTTTCCTTTTTCCCTTATTATCTCTTTTAAGGTTTTGCCTTTTATATACTCCATTACTATGTAATGAATTTCCTGTCCATCCTTTTTATCTACTCCAACATCATATATATTAACTATATTTGGATGCGAAAGGCTGGCTGCAGCTTGAGATTCCCTTTTAAACTTTTTTATAAATTCTTCATCGTTGTTAAACTCATCCCTCAAAATTTTAATTGCTACATATCTATTTAAAAGTCTACATTTAGCTTTATAAACAAGAGCCATGCCACCTCCGCCTATTTTCTCAATTATCTCATATCTATTACCAAGAACAGTTCCAATCATGTTTTCACCTCACTTCATTAAAACTTAATAGCCACAACAGTAATATTATCAAATCCACCCTTTTCATTGGCAAACTCAATTAATTCTTCACAGATCTTTTGCATATTTTCGCATATTAACAACTGTTCTCTTATTTCATCATCTGCTAACATGCTGGTTAGCCCATCTGTACACAATAGAAATATGTCACCTTTGTGCTTCTCCTGTACTATTAAATCCGCTTCAACATCTGGACTAGTTCCTACTGCTCTTGTAATAATATGCCTTTGTGGATGAAGTTTTGCCTCTTCCCTACTAATGCTTCCATTTCTAATAAGCTCTTCGACTAAAGAATGATCTTTCGTCAATTGTAATAATATATTTTTACGCAATAAATAAGCTCTACTATCTCCAACATGTCCAATAAAGACCTTTTTCCCTTTTGAATAGATTAAAGTCACAGTTGTTCCCATCCCTGAATAGGATTCATCTTCTAAAGACTTCTTGTATATTTCTTCATTTGCTCTACCTATAGATTCTTTTATTCTATTTTTAATGCTATTATCGTCTAATTCCAAGAGGGTCACATCTTTTCCTAGATCTGCACTTATTATATCAACAGCCATATTCGATGCAATTTCTCCTGCCTTGTGTCCTCCCATCCCATCTGCTACAATAAATAATGGATTTTCTTCAATAACAGAAATATAATAAGCGTCTTGATTAACCTCCCGAATCCTGCCAATATCAGTTTTAACTCCAACCTCCATACCAATCACCTCAATGTAAAGATATTTGGTCCATTCCAAATGTTATTAATAATTTTTCCTTCTATTGGTTTCAGGCCTTTATTGTCCTATTTTTAGCTTGTCCTTAAAAAAGAAAAAGTTTTAAGGCATATTAATTTTTATTCTAAAAATTCGCATTTTATACATTCCTAATTTCTTATTATATCATACCAAATAATCTTTTAACCATTCTTCTTTATAATTCTTGCAATAAAAAACCCATCTGTACCATGAATATGTGGAAAT is a window from the Tepidimicrobium xylanilyticum genome containing:
- a CDS encoding thiamine diphosphokinase, translated to MKALVILSGKIIDINRLRELKKEVDFVLSADGGTNHCFKASLKPDLVVGDLDSISEEVIQQIEENKIPVEKFPVKKDKTDSEISIDYIIDKGFKDITIVGATGNRLDHTLANILLLKKLKERGINGRIIDDDNVIYLVEDELILKNIPGYYVSVIPITNTGIVVTLKGFEYELENTRVQFGSTLGISNRIVKDKGFIRIYEGQSLVIISRD
- a CDS encoding Asp23/Gls24 family envelope stress response protein yields the protein MPARAKNDYGYIDIDDNVIATIAGLSAMESYGIVGMASKKAKDGFFELLKRENLSKGVKIYIENDEITIDLHVILQYGMRISVVAENIIEKVKFNLENLTGMKVKQVNVYVQGIRVEK
- the thiT gene encoding energy-coupled thiamine transporter ThiT; translated protein: MKKWSTKMLVEAGIMIALAVLLSRIKIYQAPQGGSVTAGSMIPILLFSMRWGLKPGIIAGATFGVLKLILGGWVFTPIQAILEYPIAFGFLGLAGIFSNSIKDFSNDKYVKIILSIFFAIGGRFLCHLLAGVIFFAEYAGTQNPWIYSLVYQSSYLVPEFIVSIIILSLIWKPISKIEK
- the pknB gene encoding Stk1 family PASTA domain-containing Ser/Thr kinase, with protein sequence MIGTVLGNRYEIIEKIGGGGMALVYKAKCRLLNRYVAIKILRDEFNNDEEFIKKFKRESQAAASLSHPNIVNIYDVGVDKKDGQEIHYIVMEYIKGKTLKEIIREKGKFTVDETIDYSIQIAEALEHAHENHIVHRDIKPHNIMVTEDGRVKVTDFGIARAASASTVTNTSNVIGSVHYFSPEQARGGYTDEKSDIYSLGIVMYEMITGRVPFEGDSPITVALKHIQEEIIPPREIDNSIPLGLENIIMHCVKKSQSDRYATVSDLLSDLKKTKLSGGKLPMEDTNFIEAPTQIIPVVEDKEGKEMKKSKKKKNSDGSLKVVFFAILLAFVVVSSMALGFYKLKDYFITKEVVVPDLVGLHIDRAKEEAEKLGLNVEVANEVYSSEFNKDEVVNQMTEAGTKVKEGYTIKVAISKGRNLVKVPNLINRNINEIDSILKDSSLSEGLVEYEYSDNVAENIIINQDPAPYTEVEEGTKINLIVSQGPEKKIVVMPKLVGQSENEAKNALIAYGLALDQIVREPNNEYEEGIVFWQSIEPGNEIETNTAITLYVSSGPSARGEEPEPEEKDKEIPFVMTLTPSVEDDEVEIKIVRVQDGNRKDVYNKIHKVDGSSIEIPLEGKVDAVFEIYYDGIYIDEIVHPHN
- a CDS encoding Stp1/IreP family PP2C-type Ser/Thr phosphatase, whose amino-acid sequence is MEVGVKTDIGRIREVNQDAYYISVIEENPLFIVADGMGGHKAGEIASNMAVDIISADLGKDVTLLELDDNSIKNRIKESIGRANEEIYKKSLEDESYSGMGTTVTLIYSKGKKVFIGHVGDSRAYLLRKNILLQLTKDHSLVEELIRNGSISREEAKLHPQRHIITRAVGTSPDVEADLIVQEKHKGDIFLLCTDGLTSMLADDEIREQLLICENMQKICEELIEFANEKGGFDNITVVAIKF
- the rsgA gene encoding ribosome small subunit-dependent GTPase A; this translates as MIEGIIIKGIGGFYYVKTQDKVYECKARGLFREDNIIPLIGDRVKIRINEEDGSGYIEEIMERKSQLIRPPVSNVTQAIIIMSIKKPDINLWLLDRLIVLAEHQRLNIGICINKIDLVQEDERNLIEKAYRETGYPIIKTSCKTGEGIVDLIDLLKNQVTVFAGPSGVGKSSLLNRIKPGLELKTGDVSKKTTRGRHTTRHVELIDLDGNSFVLDTPGFSSLSLDFIEREEELSKYFKEIDEFNGKCKFINCIHFKEPGCEVKKQVEKGNISRERYENYLMFLEEIKANRRY
- the rpe gene encoding ribulose-phosphate 3-epimerase; the protein is MIKLSPSILSADLGNLKEEILKLEKGGADYIHLDVMDGIFVPNITFGPPVIKHLRNITQIPFDVHLMIDKPERYIEDFVEAGADMLTVHVESTLHLHRTIDVIKSYGIKAGVALNPSTPLESIEYVLDYVDLILIMTVNPGFGGQEFIGSMEKKIKKMRRIIDEKNLNILLEADGGIKLDNAKEIINYGLDIIVVGSDIFRSKDVIERTKMFKSL
- the rpmB gene encoding 50S ribosomal protein L28: MARKCEVCGKGKIFGNKVTFSNKKSRRDWSPNIRRVRAVVDGTVKRINVCTRCLRSGYVERAL